A genomic segment from Truepera sp. encodes:
- a CDS encoding IS3 family transposase (programmed frameshift): MSRKRRNHSPAFKVKVALEAAREERTTAEIAREYGVHANQVXAWKRQLLDGAVAVFESPADSRLDGEAVIKDLHAKIGELTVERDFLSRALKRLTPSERKGLIGPRPELSVKRQCELLRVPRSTAYYRAVEGVDGDELVLMHLIDKIHVQHPFKGSRRITXDLQKLHGRRVSRKRVRRLMLKMGISAIYPKPRTTKAGRGPGHKVFPYLLRGVDISAANAVWAADITYIPMARGFCYLVAIMDVHSRRILAWRLSNTLDSRFCVEALEEALGCFGRPTIFNTDQGAQFTSQAFTSVLEAQNIQISMDGKDAWRDNVFIERFWWSLKYEHVYLHAYDDLRVAREGIGTYIEYYNHERRHSSLGKLTPVQAYEQNLPVAALSAPPPTSLVSGPAPLESW; this comes from the exons GTGTCGAGGAAGCGTCGGAATCATAGTCCTGCGTTCAAGGTGAAGGTGGCGTTGGAGGCGGCGCGTGAGGAGCGCACCACGGCTGAGATCGCCCGCGAGTACGGCGTGCACGCYAAYCARGTSWSKGCCTGGAAGCGGCAGTTGYTGGATGGCGCSGTGGCCGTGTTCGAGAGCCCGGCTGACAGTCGGCTKGATGGTGAGGCGGTCATCAAGGATTTGCATGCGAAGATCGGGGAGTTGACGGTGGAGCGCGATTTTTTGTCCAGAGCGTTGAAGCGCT TGACCCCCAGCGAGCGYAAGGGCCTGATTGGGCCGCGGCCGGAGCTGAGCGTCAAGCGGCAGTGCGAGCTGCTGCGGGTGCCGCGCTCCACGGCCTACTACCGGGCCGTAGAGGGCGTCGACGGCGACGAGTTGGTGCTGATGCACTTGATCGATAAGATTCACGTTCAGCATCCGTTCAAGGGTTCGCGGCGCATCACGAMGGACCTGCAGAAGTTGCATGGCCGGCGGGTGAGCCGTAAGCGTGTGCGGCGCCTGATGCTGAAGATGGGTATCAGCGCCATCTACCCGAAGCCGCGCACCACGAAGGCCGGTCGCGGGCCGGGGCACAAGGTGTTCCCGTACCTGTTGAGGGGGGTTGACATCAGCGCCGCTAATGCCGTTTGGGCCGCCGATATAACCTACATCCCCATGGCTAGGGGCTTCTGCTACCTGGTGGCGATCATGGACGTTCATAGCCGCCGCATCCTCGCCTGGCGGCTTTCCAACACGCTGGATTCTCGTTTCTGCGTCGAGGCTCTCGAGGAGGCCCTGGGGTGCTTCGGAAGACCGACCATTTTCAACACGGATCAAGGCGCTCAGTTCACCTCGCAGGCCTTCACGAGCGTTCTGGAGGCCCAGAACATACAGATCAGCATGGACGGCAAGGACGCGTGGCGCGACAACGTGTTCATCGAACGCTTCTGGTGGAGCCTGAAATACGAGCACGTCTACCTGCACGCCTACGACGACCTGCGGGTCGCCAGGGAGGGCATCGGGACCTACATCGAGTACTACAACCACGAACGGCGGCACTCCAGCCTCGGCAAGCTCACGCCTGTTCAGGCCTACGAGCAGAACCTGCCGGTTGCCGCATTATCGGCTCCGCCCCCTACTAGCTTGGTCTCTGGCCCTGCACCGTTGGAGTCGTGGTAA
- a CDS encoding acetyltransferase, which yields MTNQGRIDVVIIGAGGFGREVLQYAIDTGRFEVKGYLDDRSPGELKVPYGLPILGTVAGYVPDPGEKFLLAVGNPATRSRIAARFLAHGASFETIIHPKAYVSSTATIGVGCVVAPFASVGASATIGDFCQVHFYASSAHDSVVGRFSALSPYAVVNGGSSLGEGVFLGTRATVNPMKAVGSHSKVAAGAVVYQDVPAWSLAAGNPAKSRRLMSPDGDRAEAQEGPS from the coding sequence GTGACCAACCAGGGTCGCATAGACGTTGTGATCATAGGGGCAGGCGGGTTCGGCAGGGAAGTACTTCAGTATGCCATCGACACGGGTCGGTTCGAAGTCAAGGGGTACCTCGACGATCGCAGTCCTGGTGAGCTGAAAGTCCCCTACGGCTTGCCGATTCTCGGCACCGTCGCCGGCTATGTGCCGGACCCTGGCGAGAAGTTCCTGCTAGCCGTCGGCAATCCGGCCACGAGGTCGAGGATAGCCGCGCGGTTCCTGGCACATGGGGCGAGCTTCGAAACGATCATCCACCCGAAGGCGTACGTTTCATCGACGGCCACCATCGGCGTGGGTTGCGTCGTGGCGCCGTTTGCCTCCGTGGGAGCGTCGGCGACGATAGGCGATTTCTGTCAAGTCCATTTTTACGCGTCGTCTGCGCATGATTCCGTCGTTGGGCGGTTCTCGGCCCTCTCCCCCTACGCCGTGGTGAATGGCGGCAGCAGCCTAGGCGAGGGTGTGTTCCTTGGCACTCGAGCCACCGTGAACCCCATGAAGGCGGTGGGCTCACACTCCAAGGTGGCCGCTGGCGCTGTCGTATATCAGGACGTCCCTGCCTGGTCCTTGGCTGCGGGCAATCCCGCGAAGTCGCGGCGCTTGATGTCACCCGATGGTGACCGAGCCGAAGCCCAAGAAGGACCTTCATAG